One genomic window of Bradyrhizobium sp. B124 includes the following:
- a CDS encoding branched-chain amino acid ABC transporter permease — translation MHNASKHLLFILAPLVVVFALLPGVYQNHLLLFNFVIFLILAQGVNIIYGFTGYLPFGYVGFFGAGAYGFAIMVMHLQTPAPLAVLVGGVVAVALGLLLTPLLRLSGAYFAIANLAASLAVLHFVANPALEGITKGPYGVSLTGTFNPTHAYYAAVVVMALTVGAVIYLKNSPFGLALQAVREDAVSASMAGVNIIKMRVIAWLASALVAGLAGGIYAWYVSVFYPDNVFSGEFSIFAIVFALFGGVATITGPIVGVLILYGIYNLIGFTTPQYFQLIYGLLIMGLVLFLPAGLVSLATRRGWHVP, via the coding sequence TTGCATAACGCCTCGAAGCACCTGCTGTTCATCCTGGCGCCGCTGGTGGTGGTGTTCGCACTGTTGCCCGGCGTCTATCAAAACCATCTGCTGCTGTTCAACTTCGTGATCTTCCTGATCCTCGCGCAGGGCGTGAACATCATCTATGGATTCACCGGCTATCTGCCGTTCGGCTATGTCGGCTTCTTCGGGGCCGGCGCCTATGGCTTTGCCATCATGGTGATGCATCTGCAGACGCCGGCGCCATTGGCCGTGCTGGTCGGCGGCGTCGTCGCGGTTGCGCTCGGCCTGTTGCTGACGCCGCTGCTACGGCTGTCGGGCGCGTATTTTGCGATCGCCAACCTCGCGGCCTCGCTTGCGGTGCTGCACTTCGTCGCCAACCCGGCGCTGGAGGGGATCACCAAGGGCCCGTACGGCGTGTCGCTAACCGGCACGTTCAACCCGACCCATGCCTATTATGCAGCCGTCGTCGTCATGGCGCTGACGGTCGGCGCGGTGATCTATCTCAAGAACTCGCCATTCGGCCTGGCGCTGCAGGCCGTGCGCGAGGATGCGGTGTCGGCCTCGATGGCCGGCGTCAACATCATCAAGATGCGGGTGATTGCCTGGCTCGCCTCGGCGCTGGTTGCAGGTCTCGCCGGCGGCATCTACGCCTGGTACGTCTCGGTGTTCTATCCGGACAACGTGTTCTCCGGCGAGTTCAGCATCTTCGCGATCGTGTTCGCGCTGTTCGGCGGGGTCGCCACCATCACCGGACCGATCGTCGGCGTGCTGATCCTCTACGGCATCTACAATCTGATCGGCTTCACCACGCCGCAATATTTCCAGCTGATCTACGGCCTCCTGATCATGGGACTGGTGCTGTTCCTGCCCGCAGGGCTGGTGTCGCTGGCAACGCGCAGGGGGTGGCATGTCCCCTGA
- a CDS encoding ABC transporter ATP-binding protein, whose protein sequence is MSPEQNSILKVSKLVKRFGGFHALDGLSFHVVPGEILGLVGPNGSGKTTAINVISGLYAPDGGEVVFDGASSGGVASHKLVHRGINRTFQVPKPFLSLTVRENIQVALAYGGATGTPPSIAELLEDFRLKEVADRPAADLNSAQQKMLDLTRALATRPRLLLLDELAAGLNPAELDWIAGRIKALAATGIAIIVVEHLMGFIEQITDRVIVLNAGKEIFEGTLATAVREPQVIEVFLGGEHAH, encoded by the coding sequence ATGTCCCCTGAGCAAAACTCCATCCTCAAGGTCTCCAAGCTGGTCAAGCGCTTCGGCGGCTTCCACGCGCTCGATGGCCTGAGCTTTCATGTGGTGCCCGGCGAGATCCTCGGCCTGGTCGGTCCGAACGGCTCCGGCAAGACCACGGCGATCAACGTGATCTCCGGCCTCTATGCGCCCGATGGCGGCGAGGTCGTGTTCGACGGCGCGTCCTCCGGCGGCGTCGCCTCGCACAAGCTCGTTCACCGCGGCATCAACCGCACCTTCCAGGTGCCAAAGCCGTTCCTGTCGCTCACGGTGCGCGAGAACATCCAGGTGGCACTGGCCTATGGCGGCGCGACCGGCACGCCGCCGTCGATCGCCGAGCTGCTCGAGGATTTTAGACTGAAGGAGGTCGCCGACCGTCCTGCGGCCGATCTCAACAGCGCGCAGCAGAAGATGCTCGATCTCACCCGCGCGCTCGCCACGCGCCCGCGGCTCCTGCTGCTCGACGAACTCGCGGCCGGCCTCAACCCGGCGGAGCTCGACTGGATCGCCGGCCGCATCAAGGCCTTGGCCGCGACCGGCATTGCGATCATCGTGGTCGAGCATCTGATGGGCTTCATCGAGCAGATCACCGACCGCGTCATCGTGCTCAATGCGGGCAAGGAGATCTTCGAAGGTACGCTCGCGACCGCGGTGCGCGAGCCGCAGGTGATCGAGGTGTTCCTGGGAGGCGAGCATGCTCACTGA
- a CDS encoding ABC transporter ATP-binding protein, with protein sequence MLTDATSLLDAKGVDAGYGTMQVLWGVDLDVRPGETVLLLGANGAGKTTFLKSLVGLIEARSGHIKLGGEDITRMRSSDRMKRGMTYMSELAVFPDLSIEENIRVGAQALGHVNPGARVDELYGLFPVLRDKRRDPASSLSGGQRKMLGIAKALSAEPKLLVMDEPSAGLSPLFVKEVLRALSSLQGRGLALLIAEQNIGFLEIATRVFVLEGGRIRFSGTVAEMSGNEELHRAYFGLK encoded by the coding sequence ATGCTCACTGATGCAACGTCGCTTCTGGACGCCAAGGGCGTCGATGCCGGCTACGGCACCATGCAGGTGTTGTGGGGCGTCGATCTCGACGTCCGCCCCGGCGAGACCGTGCTGCTGCTCGGCGCCAACGGCGCCGGCAAGACCACCTTCCTGAAGTCGCTGGTCGGCCTGATCGAAGCCCGCAGCGGCCACATCAAGCTCGGCGGCGAGGACATCACCAGGATGCGATCGTCCGACCGCATGAAGCGCGGCATGACCTATATGTCGGAGCTCGCGGTGTTTCCCGATCTGTCGATCGAGGAGAACATCCGCGTCGGCGCGCAGGCGCTCGGCCATGTCAATCCGGGCGCGCGGGTCGACGAACTGTACGGCCTGTTTCCGGTGCTGCGCGACAAGCGCCGCGACCCGGCCTCCAGCCTGTCCGGCGGTCAACGCAAGATGCTGGGCATCGCCAAGGCGCTGTCGGCCGAGCCGAAGCTGCTGGTTATGGACGAGCCTTCGGCCGGGCTGTCGCCGCTGTTCGTCAAGGAGGTGCTTCGCGCCTTGTCGAGCCTGCAGGGCCGCGGACTGGCGCTCTTGATCGCCGAGCAAAATATCGGTTTCCTTGAGATTGCCACCCGCGTATTCGTGCTGGAAGGCGGGCGGATCCGCTTCTCCGGCACAGTTGCCGAGATGAGCGGCAATGAAGAGCTGCACCGGGCCTATTTCGGGTTGAAGTGA
- a CDS encoding amidase, whose translation MPKNPTLASLAADLASGATSARKLVEQCIGRIADPSGEGQRAFIHVDRDAALEAADAMDRLRKANAAPSPFAGIPVSIKDLFDIKGQVTRAGSRALDDSAPADADAPAVARLKRAGFVVIGRTNMTEFAYSGIGINPHYGTPKSAWNRSVGHVPGGSSSGAAVSIADGMAFGALGTDTGGSCRIPAAFNGIVGYKPTQRRIPLDGGVPLSFTLDSYGPLANSVACCAALDAVLADEPVTPIVPRPVKGMRLAVPTTVVLDDLDDAVAKTFERALATLSRAGALIERIEVPELLDVGVMNTKGGFSAAESYAWHRFLLASKGDIYDPRVAVRIQRGEGFLAADYIDIINARRSFIARTEARIAPYDAMVLPTTANLPPTIASLADDKAFATENLRALRNPSLINVLDGCAISLPAHRDGEAPVGLMLAAAGGSDRRIFELAAGMETVIRV comes from the coding sequence ATGCCGAAAAATCCGACACTCGCCTCCCTTGCCGCCGACCTCGCCAGCGGCGCGACCTCCGCCCGCAAGCTAGTCGAGCAATGCATTGGCAGGATCGCCGATCCGTCGGGCGAGGGCCAGCGCGCCTTCATCCATGTCGACCGCGACGCCGCGCTGGAAGCCGCCGACGCCATGGACCGGCTGCGCAAGGCCAATGCGGCGCCGTCACCCTTTGCCGGCATCCCGGTCTCGATCAAGGACCTGTTCGACATCAAGGGGCAGGTGACGCGCGCAGGCTCCCGGGCGCTGGATGATTCCGCGCCGGCGGATGCCGATGCGCCTGCCGTGGCACGGCTCAAGCGCGCCGGCTTCGTCGTGATCGGCCGCACCAACATGACCGAATTCGCCTATTCCGGCATCGGCATCAATCCGCATTACGGTACGCCGAAGAGCGCCTGGAACCGGAGCGTCGGCCATGTGCCCGGCGGCTCGTCCTCGGGCGCGGCGGTCTCGATCGCCGACGGCATGGCATTCGGCGCGCTCGGCACCGACACCGGCGGCTCCTGCCGGATCCCGGCCGCCTTCAACGGCATCGTCGGTTACAAGCCGACGCAGCGCCGGATTCCGCTCGATGGCGGCGTGCCGCTGTCGTTCACTCTCGACAGCTACGGCCCGCTGGCGAATTCAGTCGCCTGCTGTGCCGCGCTCGACGCGGTGCTGGCCGACGAGCCGGTGACGCCGATCGTCCCGCGCCCGGTCAAGGGCATGCGGCTCGCGGTGCCGACCACAGTCGTGCTCGACGACCTCGACGATGCCGTTGCAAAGACCTTCGAGCGCGCGCTGGCGACGTTGTCACGCGCCGGCGCGTTGATCGAACGGATCGAGGTGCCCGAGCTGCTCGATGTCGGCGTGATGAACACCAAGGGCGGGTTTTCCGCGGCCGAGAGCTATGCCTGGCACCGCTTCCTGCTGGCCAGCAAGGGCGACATCTACGATCCCCGCGTCGCGGTACGGATCCAGCGCGGCGAGGGATTTCTTGCCGCCGACTATATCGACATCATCAACGCGCGGCGGTCGTTCATCGCCCGGACCGAGGCGCGCATCGCGCCCTATGACGCGATGGTGCTGCCGACCACGGCCAACCTGCCGCCGACCATCGCCAGCCTCGCCGACGACAAGGCGTTCGCCACGGAGAATTTGCGCGCGCTGCGCAACCCCTCGCTGATCAACGTGCTCGATGGCTGCGCCATCTCGCTGCCCGCCCATCGCGACGGCGAGGCGCCGGTCGGCCTGATGCTCGCCGCCGCGGGCGGTTCGGATCGCCGCATCTTCGAGCTTGCCGCCGGAATGGAGACCGTCATCCGTGTTTGA
- a CDS encoding DUF2848 domain-containing protein, whose product MFDLTFNVDDKGVATPLTLEIKQAVIAGWTGRDPVARDKHIAELEALGIARPATTPIYYRCSARRLTFADTIEVCGEDSSGEVEFVLIGWQGRTFVGCGSDHTDRKVESYSVTVSKQMCDKPVAAELWELEDVIDHWDQLILRSWAVIGGQRVLYQEGTLDHMLPVKDLIARGFDQGALPDGCAMFGGTFAAKGGIRPASRFEFELQDPVLKRKISHGYDVVTLPVRG is encoded by the coding sequence GTGTTTGATCTCACCTTCAATGTCGACGACAAGGGCGTCGCGACGCCGCTCACGCTCGAAATCAAACAGGCCGTGATCGCCGGCTGGACCGGCCGCGATCCGGTGGCGCGCGACAAGCATATCGCCGAGCTCGAGGCGCTCGGCATCGCGCGGCCCGCGACGACGCCGATCTATTACCGCTGCTCGGCGCGCCGGCTGACCTTCGCCGACACGATCGAGGTCTGCGGCGAGGATTCGAGCGGCGAGGTCGAGTTCGTGCTGATCGGCTGGCAGGGCCGCACCTTCGTCGGCTGCGGCTCCGACCATACCGACCGCAAGGTCGAGAGCTACAGCGTCACGGTGTCGAAGCAGATGTGCGACAAGCCTGTCGCGGCCGAACTGTGGGAGCTCGAGGACGTCATCGATCATTGGGACCAGCTGATCCTGCGGTCCTGGGCCGTGATCGGCGGCCAGCGCGTGCTCTACCAGGAAGGCACGCTCGATCACATGCTGCCGGTAAAGGACCTGATCGCGCGCGGCTTCGACCAGGGCGCGCTGCCCGACGGCTGCGCCATGTTCGGCGGCACCTTCGCGGCCAAGGGCGGCATCCGCCCCGCCAGCCGCTTCGAGTTCGAGCTGCAAGACCCCGTGCTGAAGCGCAAGATTAGCCACGGCTACGACGTGGTGACGCTGCCGGTCAGGGGCTGA